A portion of the Mauremys reevesii isolate NIE-2019 linkage group 18, ASM1616193v1, whole genome shotgun sequence genome contains these proteins:
- the COMT gene encoding catechol O-methyltransferase isoform X2 yields MLESYPIPLSIVTSLLFIVLLLAVLIRNNGQAAILWNEIVLQKITNFIMAQSKEERILNFVLQNAVRGDPQSVVDTIDKYCSQKEWAMNVGAEKGLILDKILEETKPSVLLELGTYCGYSAVRIARLLKPSARLLTIEFNPDFAAIARQMIEFAGVQDKVHILEGPSQTIIPQLKKKHEVDTLDFVFLDHWKDRYLPDTILLLEHDLLRKGSVILADNVIVPGAPEFIKYIRNNSRFECTNYPSHVEYMKVKDAMEKAVFVG; encoded by the exons ATGCTGGAGAGCTATCCGATCCCTTTGTCCATAGTTACCAGCCTGCTCTTCATTGTGCTGCTGCTTGCAGTGCTCATCAGAAACAACGGCCAGGCAGCCATTCTGTGGAATGAAATTGTCCTGCAGAAAATAACCAATTTCATCATGGCTCAGAGCAAAGAAGAGAGGATTTTAAACTTCGTGCTGCAGAATGCAGTCAGAGGAGACCCCCAGAGTGTAGTGGACACCATAGATAAGTACTGCTCCCAGAAGGAGTGGGCCATGAATGTGGGGGCTGAAAAAG GTTTGATTCTAGATAAGATACTGGAGGAGACAAAGCCATCAGTCTTGCTGGAGCTGGGAACGTACTGTGGCTATTCAGCTGTGAGGATTGCTCGGCTGTTAAAGCCCAGCGCTCGCTTACTGACCATTGAGTTCAACCCTGACTTTGCTGCTATTGCCAGACAGATGATTGAGTTTGCTGGAGTGCAAGATAAG GTGCACATTCTAGAAGGCCCTTCGCAGACAATTATCCCACAGCTGAAGAAAAAGCATGAAGTGGACACACTGGATTTCGTCTTTCTTGACCATTGGAAAGATAGATACCTGCCAGACACCATCCTGCTGCTT GAGCATGACTTGCTGAGGAAGGGCTCTGTTATCCTGGCTGACAACGTCATTGTCCCTGGGGCTCCAGAGTTCATTAAGTACATCCGCAATAACAGCAGGTTTGAATGTACCAACTATCCCTCGCACGTGGAATACATGAAAGTGAAGGATGCCATGGAAAAGGCCGTGTTTGTGGGATAA
- the COMT gene encoding catechol O-methyltransferase isoform X1, with protein sequence MKMLESYPIPLSIVTSLLFIVLLLAVLIRNNGQAAILWNEIVLQKITNFIMAQSKEERILNFVLQNAVRGDPQSVVDTIDKYCSQKEWAMNVGAEKGLILDKILEETKPSVLLELGTYCGYSAVRIARLLKPSARLLTIEFNPDFAAIARQMIEFAGVQDKVHILEGPSQTIIPQLKKKHEVDTLDFVFLDHWKDRYLPDTILLLEHDLLRKGSVILADNVIVPGAPEFIKYIRNNSRFECTNYPSHVEYMKVKDAMEKAVFVG encoded by the exons ATGCTGGAGAGCTATCCGATCCCTTTGTCCATAGTTACCAGCCTGCTCTTCATTGTGCTGCTGCTTGCAGTGCTCATCAGAAACAACGGCCAGGCAGCCATTCTGTGGAATGAAATTGTCCTGCAGAAAATAACCAATTTCATCATGGCTCAGAGCAAAGAAGAGAGGATTTTAAACTTCGTGCTGCAGAATGCAGTCAGAGGAGACCCCCAGAGTGTAGTGGACACCATAGATAAGTACTGCTCCCAGAAGGAGTGGGCCATGAATGTGGGGGCTGAAAAAG GTTTGATTCTAGATAAGATACTGGAGGAGACAAAGCCATCAGTCTTGCTGGAGCTGGGAACGTACTGTGGCTATTCAGCTGTGAGGATTGCTCGGCTGTTAAAGCCCAGCGCTCGCTTACTGACCATTGAGTTCAACCCTGACTTTGCTGCTATTGCCAGACAGATGATTGAGTTTGCTGGAGTGCAAGATAAG GTGCACATTCTAGAAGGCCCTTCGCAGACAATTATCCCACAGCTGAAGAAAAAGCATGAAGTGGACACACTGGATTTCGTCTTTCTTGACCATTGGAAAGATAGATACCTGCCAGACACCATCCTGCTGCTT GAGCATGACTTGCTGAGGAAGGGCTCTGTTATCCTGGCTGACAACGTCATTGTCCCTGGGGCTCCAGAGTTCATTAAGTACATCCGCAATAACAGCAGGTTTGAATGTACCAACTATCCCTCGCACGTGGAATACATGAAAGTGAAGGATGCCATGGAAAAGGCCGTGTTTGTGGGATAA